The Dermacentor silvarum isolate Dsil-2018 chromosome 7, BIME_Dsil_1.4, whole genome shotgun sequence genomic sequence CGGACGACGACAAATGGCTGTTGGGTACAATTGCTCAGCGGTGCAGCGCATGCACGTACATTGTTCGCGTCGGAGACGAGGACCGATACGTTCACGCTGATAACCTGCGACTGCGTACATTTCAGGAGAACCGGAGCTGGCTTAAGGCGGCGGGAACAGTACTGGACGGGCCGAGAGTGGAAAACAAGGGTCCGCTCTCTAGGGACACTAGAGAGCCCACCTCGACCAGCACGCCTACTCGGCTCAACGATCAGGACCCACCAGCATCGAACTTGACGTCACCAGCAGTTGAATCGGCAGGGCCTTCTACCCAGCCTTCTCCGGGCCTTCTACACGACAGCGGTCCGACGCTCGACAGTGGTCCCCATAACGGCGACCCCTCGGGACAATCAACACCGCAGCTTCGACGTTCTACCCGGTTGAGGCGACCGCCAGACCGGTACGTGCCGTGAGACGAAAACCTCGTGAGGGGAGAGGAGTGTTGTGTTATCGTGTTTGTGCATCGTGGTGCTGACGCAGACGCACTTCGCTATCCGCGGTGACCCGGACTCGGACTGTTGGGCTTTGTGACGTCAATGCTTGGTGTGATAGTGGCTCGAGCATGTATATAAGCAACCGCCCCTTGTTCTTCCGGGGTTGTTAGATCGTTAGTTGTGTGACCGAATAAACATGTGTTGCACTTAGCACCGTGTGCTGCCTGCCGGCTTCGCCCCTGCGTCAGGAGATCAGGAGATCAGGAGCTGTTAGAATAAGATCAAGTAAGTTAGCGATGGATGTAGTAGTTCTCGTTGGAGTAGTAGCTAAGTGAGGGAAGTTAAAATCGCAGCATAACTTCACGAAGGCGGCACTTTCACTTGAAGACTCTTTGAGAACAAGAAACGAACCGGACCAATCAATGGTATCACCTAAAATAAAAATGGGTACATTAGGTAACCTAACGATAATGGCATTCAAAGCATCATGCAAATCAGACGAAAAATTATGCTTAGCATTAGGTGACCGATAGCAACCGCTAAAAAGTTATACCGCAGTGGTTAATGCGCACGTATGCGCAAACAATTTCTAAAGGTGACTCAGTGGGAACGTGATAAGAGGGAATGTGATCAGAAACAGCTGTAAGAACGCCTCGTCCTGATCTAGAGCCACGATCAAAGGGGTAAAACTTGGAACACCTTTTTACACTCAAATATTTCGCTATCAGGCGCTTTGGATGATAACCGCGTTTCCGTAAATACGACCACATCAGTACTACACGTGTCAATTAAACCAGAGAGGTCATCACGCTTGTTAACAACACTGCGAGCATTAGAAAAAAGGAAATCAACATCACTAGATGAACTATTTGGCATAGATGATAGCTACGACAAACGATTGTTCTTTGAAGCCGGTGCAAACACATCATGGCTCTGCGTAACAGGTGAACCACTGTTCAAAAATATATCACACATGCTATCAATTCACGCGACATACCTACAGCACTTGTGTTTCAAAGACAACCTATTGTGGCGACTTGAATACGATTCTCcggtgttgttgttttttataaATTCCAGCCGCTTTTGGCGGGATGTGCGTGAAGCAAGACAGAAATCCTCATTATCCTATAATTCCTCATTAATCCTCATTAAATCCTCATTAAATTTATATTATTTCATCCTTTCTGTAGATTTTTCTGCGTTTCATTAACTTCATTAATCTGTGACATGTCCTCAGCATGATTTTTGTCCATTTTTTCGGTTAGCCTTCTCAACGAAGACAATGCGTCGCTACTGGGTGTGTTAAGATTGGTCCCCGGGGTTTCATTCGACGTCATCACCTAATCTTAAAAGTTTAAGTACATGTACACATTCACAGGCAATGCAGAAAAACACACTTGGGCATGGAATAAGCAGCAAAGTGACATCTCTTGTGCGTTTGCACTATAAAGAAGGATGGGGACCAACCTGCGTCAGAAGAACAAGCATTTGACCCGTCCGCATGCTGGCCGCCTTTCCCTGACCACTAGCGAAGCACGTCGAGAGCTGCAGATTCAAAGGGAGGCAGAAGCTTGATGTTGCTGGTGATGGGCCTTGTGAAGCAAATTCTGTAGGCTTTGGAACCACGCTACCTCCTGGCGGATGTGCAGGGCAGCGCTGGTTGTCGGAAGAATTGGCAGAACAGCGCATGCATGGCAGGCCAGACGGCGATGTTTGCGACACCCATGCGAGCGATAACGTCTTGCACGAGTAAGCAGATAGCACCTGCGTCAGAACAAACATTTGACACATCCGCATGCTGACCGCCTTTCCACGACCACTGGCGAAGCACGTCGAGAGCTGCAGATTCAAAAGGCGGCAGAAGCTTAATGTTGCTGGTGATGGGCCTTGTGAAGCAAATGCTGTAGGCTTCTGAACCACGGATCCTCCTGGCGGATGTGCAGGGCAGCGCTGGTTGTCGGAAGAATTGTCAGAACAGCGCATGGATGGCACGCCAGACGGCGATGTTTGCGACACCCATGCGAGCGATAACGTCTTGCACGAGTAAGCAGATAGCACCTGCGTCAGAACAAACATTTGACACATCCGCATGCTGGCCGCCTTTCCCTGACCACTGGCGAAGCACGTCGAGAGCTGCAGATTCAAAGGGAGGCAGAAGCTTGATGTTGCTGGAAATGGGCCTTGTGAAGCAAATTCTGTAGGCTTCGGAACCACGGAACCTCCTGGCGGATGTGCAGGGCAGCGCTGGTTGTCGGAAGAATTGTCAGAACAGCGCATGGATGGCAGGCCAGACGGCGATGCTTGCGACACACAGGCGAGCGATAACGTCTTGCACGAGTAAGCAGATAGCACCTGCGTCAGAACAAACATTTGACACATCCGCATGCTGGCCGCCTTTCCACTGACCACTGGCGAAGCACGTCGAGAGCTGCAGATTCAAAGGGAGGCAGAAGCTTAATGTTGCTGGTAAATGGGCCTTGTGAAGCAAATGCTGTAGGCTTCGGAACCACGGAACCTCCTGGCGGATGTGCAGGGCAGCGCTGGTTGTCGGAAGAATTGTCAGAACAGCGCATGGATGGCAGGCCAGACGGCGATGCTTGCGACACACAGGCGAGCGATAACGTCTTGCACGAGTAAGCAGATCGCACCTGCGTCAGAACAAACATTTGACACATCCGCATGCTGGCCGCCTTTCCCTGACCACTGGCGAAGCACGTCGAGAGCTGCAGATTCAAAGGGAGGCAGAAGCTTAATGTTGCTGGTGATGGGCCTTGTGAAGCAAATGCTGTAGGCTTCTGAACCACGGATCCTCCCGGCGGATGTGCAGGGCAGCGCTGGTTGTCGGAAGAATTGTCAGAACAGCGCATGGATGGCAGGCCAGACGGCGATGCTTGCGACACCCAGGCGAGCGATAACGTCTTGCACGAGTAAGCAGATAGCACCTGCGTCAGAACAAACATTTGACACATCCGCATGCTGGCCGCctttccatgaccactggcgaaGCACGTCGAGAGCTGCAGATTCAAAAGGCGGCAGAAGCTTAATGTTGCTGGTGATGGGCCTTGTGAAGCAAATGCTGTAGGCTTCTGAACCACGGATCCTCCTGGCGGATGTGCAGGGCAGCGCTGGTTGTCGGAAGAATTGTCAGAACAGCGCATGGATGGCAGGCCAGACGGCGATGCTTGCGACACACAGGCGAGCGATAACGTCTTGCACGAGTAAGCAGATAGCACCTGCGTCAGAACAAACATTTGACACATCCGCATGCTGGCCGCCTTTCCACTGACCACTGGCGAAGCACGTCGAGAGCTGCAGATTCAAAAGGCGGCAGAAGCTTAATGTTGCTGGTGATGGGCCTTGTGAAGCAAATGCTGTAGGCTTCTGAACCACGGATCCTCCCGGCGGATGTGCAGGGCAGCGCTGGTTGTCGGAAGAATTGTCAGAACAGCGCATGGATGGCAGGCCAGACGGCGATGCTTGCGACACA encodes the following:
- the LOC119459360 gene encoding uncharacterized protein LOC119459360 is translated as MAAAGKFEPFLEDGDEDFESYIERFEHFLRATQENRSWLKAAGTVLDGPRVENKGPLSRDTREPTSTSTPTRLNDQDPPASNLTSPAVESAGPSTQPSPGLLHDSGPTLDSGPHNGDPSGQSTPQLRRSTRLRRPPDRYVP